In Streptomyces sp. NBC_00704, a genomic segment contains:
- a CDS encoding phosphatase PAP2 family protein has protein sequence MGEPTVTPLEGRAQAVPQPVTARTRQRRPGRPRTPRRPRLWFEILLIAVSYWTYSLVRNAVPEQRGAALRNADWIWRAERTLGFAWEESANHAANSVTWLIVGMNYYYATLHFVVTLAVLVWLYRSHPGRYGAARLVLFATTAVALAGYYLYPLAPPRLMPGGDFVDTVAAHRTWGSMASGDLKHMSNQYAAMPSMHIGWSVWCGLTVFALARLPWVRILGLLYPAATLVVIVATANHFWLDAVGGVLCLAFGFAVARLWYGALPYTLPRSVPRKAPRKAPGKRADRPGARTGSGP, from the coding sequence ATGGGTGAACCCACTGTGACACCACTGGAAGGCCGTGCACAGGCCGTTCCGCAGCCCGTCACGGCCCGCACACGACAGCGCCGCCCCGGCCGCCCGCGCACCCCGCGCCGACCGCGCCTCTGGTTCGAGATCCTGCTCATCGCGGTGAGCTACTGGACGTACTCGCTCGTGCGCAACGCGGTCCCGGAGCAGCGCGGCGCCGCCCTGCGCAACGCCGACTGGATCTGGCGCGCCGAGCGCACCCTGGGCTTCGCGTGGGAGGAGTCCGCCAACCACGCGGCGAACTCGGTGACCTGGCTCATCGTGGGGATGAACTACTACTACGCCACCCTGCACTTCGTGGTCACCCTGGCCGTCCTGGTCTGGCTCTACCGCAGCCATCCCGGCCGTTACGGGGCCGCCCGCCTGGTGCTCTTCGCGACCACGGCCGTCGCCCTGGCCGGCTACTACCTCTATCCCCTGGCGCCGCCCCGCCTGATGCCGGGCGGCGACTTCGTCGACACGGTGGCGGCCCACCGGACGTGGGGCTCGATGGCGTCCGGCGATCTCAAGCACATGTCGAACCAGTACGCGGCGATGCCGTCCATGCACATCGGCTGGTCGGTGTGGTGCGGCCTGACCGTCTTCGCCCTGGCCCGTCTGCCCTGGGTGCGCATCCTGGGCCTGCTGTACCCGGCGGCGACCCTCGTCGTCATCGTCGCCACGGCCAACCACTTCTGGCTGGACGCGGTGGGCGGCGTCCTGTGTCTCGCCTTCGGCTTCGCCGTGGCCCGCCTCTGGTACGGAGCGCTGCCGTACACCCTGCCGAGGAGCGTCCCGAGGAAAGCGCCGAGGAAAGCGCCGGGGAAGCGAGCGGACCGGCCCGGAGCGCGCACCGGCTCCGGCCCCTGA
- a CDS encoding RrF2 family transcriptional regulator: MRLLRSTDLALRVLMRLAVTGDDPAAAPAAPTTPTPITPTTRDVAAAMDVPYTHTAKVVAELQHLGLLEARRGRGGGLALTERGRTASVGAIVRAFEGDGDVVDCEGTTPCPLASGCRLRGALRRAQEAFFASLDPLTLTDIVADPTGPLLLDIARPVPTGPRPAAPSTGRAPGSASSGP, encoded by the coding sequence ATGCGGCTGCTGCGATCCACCGACCTGGCACTGCGCGTCCTCATGCGGCTCGCGGTGACCGGCGACGACCCGGCCGCCGCCCCCGCAGCCCCCACCACTCCCACCCCCATCACCCCCACCACCCGTGACGTGGCCGCCGCCATGGACGTCCCGTACACGCACACGGCCAAGGTCGTCGCCGAGCTCCAGCACCTGGGGCTCCTGGAGGCCCGCCGGGGCAGGGGCGGGGGACTGGCGCTGACCGAGCGGGGCCGTACCGCCTCCGTGGGCGCGATCGTGCGCGCCTTCGAGGGTGACGGCGACGTCGTCGACTGCGAGGGGACCACTCCCTGCCCGCTGGCGTCGGGCTGCCGGCTGCGGGGCGCCCTGCGCCGGGCCCAGGAGGCGTTCTTCGCGTCCCTGGACCCGCTCACGCTCACCGACATCGTGGCGGACCCGACGGGCCCGCTGCTGCTGGACATCGCCCGGCCCGTCCCGACCGGCCCGCGACCGGCCGCGCCCTCTACCGGCCGTGCGCCCGGTAGTGCCTCGTCAGGGCCGTGA
- a CDS encoding DUF3105 domain-containing protein — MGSGSQTTSATRKARIEEMRRAEVARERRNRFLVITGSLVAVAAIVAGGVFVLRSQSKDDGADAKAASSDSAAGKFATGADGVRTWTGKLGRTHVTKRVHYPTVPPVGGDHHQVWMNCDGDVYTEPVDDMNAVHSLEHGAVWVTYNSKAPKADVAALAAKVEKTPYTLMSPDDDQADPIMLTAWGHQRTVTGASDANVDKFLEQFVQGAQTPEPGAACTGGLSR, encoded by the coding sequence ATGGGTTCCGGCAGCCAGACCACCAGCGCCACGCGCAAGGCGCGCATAGAGGAGATGCGGCGGGCCGAAGTGGCCCGGGAGCGGCGCAACCGGTTCCTCGTGATCACGGGCAGCCTCGTCGCCGTCGCCGCTATCGTCGCGGGCGGGGTGTTCGTCCTGAGGTCGCAGTCCAAGGACGACGGCGCCGACGCGAAGGCCGCCTCCTCGGACTCGGCCGCCGGGAAGTTCGCCACCGGCGCGGACGGGGTCAGGACCTGGACGGGCAAGCTCGGGCGCACGCACGTCACCAAGCGGGTCCATTACCCGACGGTGCCGCCCGTCGGCGGCGATCACCACCAGGTGTGGATGAACTGCGACGGCGACGTCTACACCGAGCCCGTCGACGACATGAACGCCGTGCACTCGCTGGAGCACGGCGCGGTCTGGGTGACGTACAACAGCAAGGCCCCGAAGGCCGACGTGGCCGCCCTGGCCGCCAAGGTCGAGAAGACGCCGTACACGCTCATGAGCCCCGACGACGACCAGGCCGACCCGATCATGCTCACCGCGTGGGGGCACCAGCGCACGGTGACGGGCGCGAGCGACGCGAACGTGGACAAGTTCCTCGAGCAGTTCGTGCAGGGCGCGCAGACGCCGGAGCCGGGCGCGGCGTGCACGGGCGGTCTGTCGCGGTGA
- a CDS encoding DUF305 domain-containing protein produces the protein MAVAVAGVLVAAGAVTYSVAGEGGADAAGSGVPAAGSADAGFARDMAVHHQQAVEMSYVVRDRTTDAEVRRLAYDIAQTQANQRGMLLGWLDLWGLPKVSADGPMAWMGMAGMSGGGDGALMPGMATDTEMKKLGTLNGRAAEVFYLRLMTAHHKGGVHMAEGCAHRCAVGVEKRLAQGMVEAQQSEIGLMADMLKARGAKP, from the coding sequence GTGGCGGTCGCCGTGGCCGGCGTCCTCGTCGCCGCGGGGGCCGTCACCTACTCGGTGGCCGGGGAGGGCGGCGCGGACGCGGCCGGCTCCGGCGTCCCCGCCGCGGGATCCGCGGACGCCGGGTTCGCCCGCGACATGGCGGTGCACCACCAGCAGGCCGTCGAGATGTCGTACGTCGTGCGCGACCGGACGACCGACGCGGAGGTGCGGCGGCTGGCCTACGACATCGCCCAGACGCAGGCCAACCAGCGGGGCATGCTGCTCGGCTGGCTCGATCTGTGGGGGCTGCCGAAGGTGTCGGCGGACGGGCCGATGGCCTGGATGGGCATGGCCGGCATGAGCGGGGGCGGGGACGGCGCGCTGATGCCGGGCATGGCCACCGACACCGAGATGAAGAAGCTCGGGACGCTGAACGGCAGGGCGGCCGAGGTGTTCTACCTGCGGCTGATGACGGCCCATCACAAGGGCGGCGTCCACATGGCCGAGGGGTGCGCGCACCGGTGCGCGGTGGGCGTGGAGAAGCGGCTCGCGCAGGGCATGGTGGAGGCCCAGCAGTCGGAGATCGGCCTCATGGCGGACATGCTCAAGGCACGCGGGGCCAAGCCGTAG
- a CDS encoding bifunctional [glutamine synthetase] adenylyltransferase/[glutamine synthetase]-adenylyl-L-tyrosine phosphorylase yields the protein MMAPGRRSSTFTRLLRHGFTDPSAAERLLDGPELSPVRDDPFLLGALAATADPDLALHGLVRLLEAQPGPTARRELLDTLIAAKPLRDRLLGVLGASAALADHLARHPRDWEALVTYEPRDLHPGVEEFERGLADATDPVLLRVAYRRCLLSIAARDVCATTDVAETAAELADLATATLRAALRLARADAPDDAALCRLAVIAMGKCGGHELNYVSDVDVIFVGEAVDGADEDKALRAATKLASHLMRICSETTVEGSIWPVDANLRPEGRNGPLVRSLSSHVAYYRRWAKTWEFQALLKARPVAGDLELGAEYVAAVEPLVWKAAERENFVVDVQRMRRRVVENIPAAEIDRELKLAPGGLRDVEFAVQLLQLVHGRADASLRSGTTLDALQALAAGGYVGRADATQLDAAYRFLRSMEHRIQLYRLRRTHLVPEDEADLRRLGRSLGLRTDPVAELGREWKRHAAVVRRLHEKLFYRPLLDAVAQLAPGETRLSAKAARERLVALGYADPASAMRHLEALASGVSRKAAIQRTLLPVLLGWFADSADPDAGLLNFRKVSDALGKTPWYLRLLRDEGAAAENLARVLSAGRLAPDLLMRAPEAVALLGDGESGRLEPRARGPLEQEMLAAVRRADGAEQAVTALRGVRRRELFRTAAVDIVGSYGTEGQPAEADQGALVDLVGGAVSDLTAATLAGTLQAVVREGWGDALPTRFAVIGMGRFGGHELGYGSDADVLFVHEPRDGVDEREASDAANKVVSEMRRLLQIPSADPPLLVDADLRPEGKSGPLVRTLNSYEAYYRRWSLVWEAQALLRAEPVAGDEELGRRFIALADPLRYPASGLPEESVREIRRLKARMESERLPRGADPKLHTKLGPGGLSDVEWTVQLMQMRHGASVEGLRTTRTREALAAARDAGLVTADDAVTLDEAWVLATRVRNAVMLVRGRAGDTFPTDPRELVAVGRYLGYGPGRVGDMLDDYRRTARLARAVVDELFYGG from the coding sequence ATGATGGCGCCGGGGCGCAGGAGCAGCACCTTCACACGGCTGCTGCGGCACGGCTTCACCGATCCGAGCGCCGCCGAGCGGCTGTTGGACGGGCCCGAGTTGTCCCCGGTGCGGGACGACCCCTTTCTGCTGGGGGCCCTCGCGGCCACCGCCGACCCCGATCTCGCCCTGCACGGTCTCGTCCGGCTGCTGGAGGCCCAGCCCGGCCCCACCGCCCGCCGGGAACTGCTCGACACGCTGATCGCGGCCAAGCCGCTGCGCGACCGGCTGCTGGGGGTGCTGGGGGCGTCCGCCGCGCTGGCCGACCACCTCGCCCGCCACCCGCGGGACTGGGAGGCGCTGGTCACCTACGAGCCCCGTGACCTGCATCCGGGGGTGGAGGAGTTCGAGCGGGGGCTGGCCGACGCCACGGACCCGGTGCTGCTGAGGGTCGCCTACCGGCGCTGTCTGCTGTCCATCGCGGCGCGGGACGTGTGCGCGACGACCGACGTCGCCGAGACCGCCGCCGAGCTGGCCGACCTCGCCACGGCGACCCTGCGGGCCGCGCTGCGGCTGGCCAGAGCCGACGCGCCCGACGACGCCGCGCTGTGCCGGCTCGCCGTCATCGCCATGGGCAAGTGCGGCGGCCACGAGCTGAACTACGTGTCGGACGTCGACGTCATCTTCGTCGGGGAGGCCGTCGACGGCGCCGACGAGGACAAGGCGCTGCGGGCCGCCACCAAGCTCGCCTCGCACCTGATGCGGATCTGCTCGGAGACCACGGTGGAGGGGTCGATCTGGCCCGTCGACGCCAATCTGCGGCCCGAGGGCCGCAACGGCCCGCTCGTGCGCTCGCTCAGCAGCCATGTCGCCTACTACCGCAGATGGGCCAAGACCTGGGAGTTCCAGGCCCTGTTGAAGGCGCGGCCGGTGGCCGGCGACCTGGAGCTGGGGGCCGAGTACGTCGCCGCCGTCGAGCCCTTGGTGTGGAAGGCCGCCGAGCGGGAGAACTTCGTCGTCGACGTGCAGCGGATGCGGCGGCGGGTCGTCGAGAACATCCCGGCCGCCGAGATCGACCGCGAACTCAAGCTCGCGCCGGGCGGCCTCAGGGACGTCGAGTTCGCCGTGCAGCTCCTGCAGTTGGTGCACGGCCGGGCCGACGCGTCGCTGCGCAGCGGGACCACGCTGGACGCGCTCCAGGCGCTCGCCGCGGGCGGCTACGTCGGCCGGGCGGACGCGACGCAGCTCGACGCCGCGTACCGGTTCCTGCGCTCCATGGAGCACCGCATCCAGCTCTACCGGCTGCGCCGCACCCACCTGGTGCCGGAGGACGAGGCGGACCTGCGCCGGCTCGGCCGCTCGCTCGGACTGCGCACCGACCCGGTCGCCGAGCTGGGACGCGAGTGGAAGCGGCACGCCGCCGTGGTGCGCCGGCTGCACGAGAAGCTGTTCTACCGGCCGCTGCTCGACGCGGTCGCCCAACTCGCTCCCGGTGAGACCAGGTTGAGCGCGAAGGCGGCCCGCGAGCGGCTGGTCGCCCTCGGCTACGCCGATCCCGCGTCCGCGATGCGGCACCTGGAGGCGCTGGCCTCCGGCGTCTCGCGCAAGGCCGCCATCCAGCGCACCCTGCTGCCCGTCCTGCTGGGCTGGTTCGCGGACTCCGCCGACCCGGACGCGGGGCTGCTCAACTTCCGCAAGGTCTCGGACGCCCTGGGCAAGACCCCCTGGTATCTGCGGCTGCTGCGGGACGAGGGGGCCGCCGCGGAGAACCTCGCGCGCGTGCTGTCCGCCGGACGGCTGGCCCCCGATCTGCTGATGCGGGCGCCGGAGGCGGTGGCGCTGCTCGGCGACGGGGAGAGCGGGCGGCTGGAGCCGCGCGCCCGCGGCCCGTTGGAGCAGGAGATGCTCGCCGCCGTGCGGCGGGCCGACGGGGCCGAGCAGGCGGTGACCGCGCTGCGCGGAGTGCGCCGGCGCGAGCTGTTCCGCACGGCCGCGGTGGACATCGTCGGCAGCTACGGCACCGAGGGGCAGCCGGCCGAGGCCGATCAGGGCGCCCTGGTGGACCTGGTGGGCGGGGCCGTGTCGGACCTCACGGCCGCCACCCTGGCCGGGACGCTCCAGGCGGTCGTGCGGGAGGGCTGGGGCGACGCCCTCCCGACGCGCTTCGCCGTCATCGGCATGGGACGCTTCGGGGGTCACGAGCTGGGCTACGGCTCCGACGCCGACGTGCTGTTCGTGCACGAGCCCCGCGACGGCGTCGACGAGCGGGAGGCCTCCGACGCGGCCAACAAGGTCGTCTCCGAGATGCGCCGGCTGCTTCAGATCCCGAGCGCCGATCCGCCGCTGCTCGTCGACGCGGACCTGCGCCCCGAGGGCAAGTCCGGCCCGCTGGTGCGGACGCTGAACTCCTACGAGGCCTACTACCGGCGGTGGTCGCTCGTCTGGGAGGCGCAGGCCCTGCTGCGGGCCGAACCCGTCGCGGGGGACGAGGAGTTGGGGCGCCGGTTCATCGCGCTCGCGGACCCGCTGCGGTATCCGGCGAGCGGGCTGCCGGAGGAGTCCGTGCGGGAGATCCGGCGGCTGAAGGCCAGGATGGAGTCGGAGCGGCTGCCCCGCGGCGCCGACCCGAAGCTGCACACCAAGCTCGGTCCGGGCGGGCTGTCCGACGTCGAGTGGACGGTGCAGCTGATGCAGATGCGGCACGGGGCGTCGGTCGAGGGCCTGCGGACCACCCGCACCCGCGAGGCGCTCGCCGCCGCCCGCGACGCCGGGCTGGTCACCGCGGACGACGCGGTGACGCTGGACGAGGCCTGGGTGCTGGCCACGCGGGTGCGCAACGCGGTGATGCTGGTGCGCGGGCGGGCCGGGGACACGTTCCCGACCGACCCCCGTGAACTCGTCGCCGTGGGCCGCTACCTGGGATACGGCCCCGGTCGGGTGGGCGACATGCTCGACGACTACCGCCGAACCGCCCGCCTGGCGCGCGCCGTCGTGGACGAGCTGTTCTACGGGGGCTGA
- a CDS encoding DMT family transporter has translation MAALALFWGSGFLWIKLALTHGLTPAQITFARCALGAAVLLLLARRAGQRLPRSRATWRRLVVAALFCNALPFALFAVGEQHLDSGLAGVLNATTPLWSLLIGMTTGAERITHPARLAGLLLGFAGTVLIFAPWQRGGLLTWPAAALLAAAASYAVAFAYMARHLTTRETPLAMSAAQLLTATGLSTLALPAAGPLHPDVTALLAVTALGVLGTGVTFYLNYRLITDEGPTAAATVGYLLPVVSVALGAALLDEHVGPRVLTGMTVVLLAVALTRTGGRAAGNLRTAAAGAAAAPLALPRPAQQGGVRLGCARPEGP, from the coding sequence ATGGCAGCGCTCGCCCTCTTCTGGGGCTCGGGCTTCCTCTGGATCAAGCTGGCCCTCACCCACGGCCTGACCCCGGCCCAGATCACCTTCGCGCGCTGCGCCCTCGGCGCGGCCGTCCTCCTGCTCCTGGCCCGCCGGGCCGGCCAGCGCCTCCCCCGCTCCCGGGCCACCTGGCGGCGTCTCGTCGTGGCGGCCCTCTTCTGCAACGCGCTGCCGTTCGCCCTCTTCGCCGTGGGCGAGCAGCATCTCGACTCGGGCCTGGCGGGCGTCCTCAACGCCACGACCCCGCTGTGGTCGCTGCTCATCGGCATGACCACCGGCGCCGAACGGATCACCCACCCCGCCCGCCTCGCCGGTCTTCTCCTGGGGTTCGCCGGGACGGTGCTGATCTTCGCCCCCTGGCAGCGGGGCGGTCTCCTCACCTGGCCCGCCGCCGCCCTGCTCGCGGCGGCCGCCAGCTATGCGGTGGCCTTCGCCTACATGGCCCGCCACCTCACGACGCGGGAGACTCCCCTGGCGATGTCGGCGGCGCAGCTCCTGACGGCGACGGGCCTGAGCACGCTCGCCCTCCCCGCGGCCGGCCCCCTGCACCCGGACGTCACCGCCCTGCTCGCCGTCACCGCCCTGGGCGTCCTCGGCACCGGCGTGACCTTCTACCTCAACTACCGCCTGATCACGGACGAGGGGCCGACCGCTGCGGCCACCGTCGGCTACCTGCTCCCGGTGGTCTCCGTGGCCCTGGGCGCGGCGCTCCTGGACGAACACGTCGGCCCCCGCGTGCTGACCGGCATGACGGTCGTCCTCCTGGCGGTGGCCCTGACCCGCACCGGCGGCAGGGCGGCGGGGAACCTCCGGACGGCGGCAGCGGGCGCCGCCGCCGCACCGCTTGCGCTCCCCCGGCCGGCGCAGCAGGGCGGGGTCCGGCTCGGCTGCGCCCGCCCCGAAGGGCCCTGA
- the glnA gene encoding type I glutamate--ammonia ligase, translating to MDKQQEFVLRTLEERDIRFVRLWFTDVLGFLKSVAVAPAELEQAFDEGIGFDGSAIEGFARVYESDMIAKPDPSTFQVLPWRAEAPGTARMFCDILMPDGSPSFADPRYVLKRALARASDLGFTFYTHPEIEFFLLKDKPTDGSRPTPADNSGYFDHTPHNVGMDFRRQAITMLESMGISVEFSHHEGAPGQQEIDLRYADALSTADNIMTFRLVMKQVALEQGVQATFMPKPFSEHPGSGMHTHLSLFEGDRNAFYESGAEYQLSKVGRSFIAGLLRHAAEIAAVTNQWVNSYKRIWGGSERTAGAGGEAPSYICWGHNNRSALVRVPMYKPGKTGSARIEVRSIDSGANPYLAYAMLLAAGLKGVEEGYELPPGAEDDVWALSNAERRAMGIEPLPQNLGEALTLMEGSDLVAETLGEHVFDFFLRNKRQEWEEYRSEVTAFELRKNLPVL from the coding sequence ATGGACAAGCAGCAGGAGTTCGTGCTCCGGACGTTGGAGGAGCGCGACATCCGGTTCGTACGGCTGTGGTTCACGGACGTCCTGGGCTTCCTCAAGTCCGTCGCCGTGGCCCCCGCCGAGCTGGAGCAGGCCTTCGACGAGGGCATCGGCTTCGACGGCTCCGCGATCGAGGGCTTCGCCCGGGTCTACGAGTCCGACATGATCGCCAAGCCGGACCCCTCCACCTTCCAGGTGCTGCCGTGGCGGGCCGAGGCCCCCGGCACCGCCCGCATGTTCTGCGACATCCTCATGCCGGACGGCTCGCCCTCCTTCGCCGACCCCCGCTACGTCCTCAAGCGCGCCCTCGCACGCGCCTCCGACCTGGGCTTCACGTTCTACACCCACCCGGAGATCGAGTTCTTCCTGCTCAAGGACAAGCCGACCGACGGCTCCCGGCCGACCCCGGCCGACAACTCCGGCTACTTCGACCACACGCCCCACAACGTCGGCATGGACTTCCGCCGCCAGGCGATCACCATGCTGGAGTCGATGGGCATCTCCGTCGAGTTCTCCCACCACGAGGGCGCCCCCGGCCAGCAGGAGATCGACCTGCGCTACGCCGACGCCCTCTCCACGGCCGACAACATCATGACGTTCCGCCTGGTCATGAAGCAGGTCGCACTGGAGCAGGGCGTCCAGGCCACCTTCATGCCGAAGCCGTTCAGCGAGCACCCCGGCTCCGGCATGCACACCCACCTCTCCCTCTTCGAGGGCGACCGCAACGCGTTCTACGAGTCGGGCGCCGAGTACCAGCTGTCGAAGGTCGGCCGGTCCTTCATCGCCGGTCTGCTCAGGCACGCCGCCGAGATCGCCGCCGTCACCAACCAGTGGGTCAACTCGTACAAGCGCATCTGGGGCGGCTCCGAGCGCACCGCGGGCGCCGGCGGCGAGGCCCCCTCGTACATCTGCTGGGGCCACAACAACCGCTCCGCCCTGGTCCGCGTGCCGATGTACAAGCCCGGCAAGACCGGCTCGGCCCGCATCGAGGTCCGCTCCATCGACTCCGGCGCCAACCCCTACCTGGCCTACGCCATGCTGCTCGCCGCCGGCCTCAAGGGCGTCGAGGAGGGCTACGAGCTGCCGCCGGGCGCCGAGGACGACGTCTGGGCCCTGTCGAACGCCGAACGACGCGCCATGGGCATCGAGCCGCTCCCGCAGAACCTCGGCGAGGCGCTCACCCTGATGGAGGGCAGCGACCTCGTCGCCGAGACGCTCGGCGAGCACGTCTTCGACTTCTTCCTGCGCAACAAGCGCCAGGAGTGGGAGGAGTACCGCTCCGAGGTCACCGCGTTCGAGCTGCGCAAGAACCTGCCGGTGCTGTAG
- a CDS encoding LysR family transcriptional regulator — translation MLDVRRLQVLRAVVASGSVTGAAAALGYTPSAVSQQIAALEKEAGAELLERVGRGVRPTAAGLLLTEHADAVGRQLAEAEAALADLLAGRSGRLSVRYFATAGAGLVAPAVARLRELHPGVRLELRVSAPQDAFAEVREGRADLALVVRGDGAPGVRLVPLLDDPYLAVLPRGHRLAGRRSVRLAELADEDFVGSEWPGPCLDAQLDACAAVGFRPRFAVESEDYMTAQGFVAAGLGVSLVPRLGLGSRHPGVVVREVRDPVPVRTVQAVVRETAPPQPALEAFLAALRAAATPADGPARPSGRRPMPAP, via the coding sequence ATGCTTGATGTGCGGCGGTTGCAGGTGCTGCGGGCGGTCGTGGCGAGCGGGTCGGTGACGGGGGCGGCGGCCGCGCTGGGCTACACGCCGTCCGCCGTCAGTCAGCAGATCGCGGCTCTGGAGAAGGAGGCGGGGGCCGAGCTGCTGGAGCGGGTGGGGCGCGGAGTGCGGCCCACGGCCGCCGGGCTGCTGCTCACCGAGCACGCGGACGCCGTCGGACGGCAGCTCGCCGAGGCCGAGGCCGCCCTCGCCGATCTGCTCGCGGGACGCAGCGGGCGGCTGTCCGTGCGCTACTTCGCCACCGCGGGGGCCGGACTGGTCGCGCCGGCGGTGGCCAGGCTGCGGGAACTGCATCCCGGAGTGCGGCTGGAGCTGCGCGTGAGCGCGCCGCAGGACGCGTTCGCCGAGGTGAGGGAGGGGCGGGCCGATCTGGCGCTGGTGGTGCGCGGGGACGGGGCCCCGGGAGTGCGGCTGGTGCCGCTGCTCGACGATCCCTACCTCGCCGTCCTGCCGCGCGGGCACCGGCTGGCCGGGCGGCGGAGCGTGCGGCTGGCGGAGCTGGCCGACGAGGACTTCGTGGGCAGCGAGTGGCCGGGGCCCTGTCTCGACGCCCAGCTCGACGCGTGCGCGGCCGTCGGGTTCCGGCCGCGGTTCGCCGTCGAGAGCGAGGACTACATGACCGCTCAGGGCTTCGTCGCCGCCGGGCTGGGCGTGAGCCTGGTGCCGCGGCTGGGACTGGGCAGCCGGCATCCGGGGGTCGTCGTACGGGAGGTGCGTGATCCCGTGCCGGTGCGGACCGTGCAGGCGGTCGTGCGGGAGACGGCGCCGCCGCAGCCCGCGCTGGAGGCGTTCCTGGCGGCGCTCAGGGCGGCCGCGACGCCCGCGGACGGCCCGGCCCGCCCCTCCGGACGCCGGCCCATGCCCGCCCCCTGA